The genomic interval GTGGACCAGCCGCGGGATGCCGTCGTCGGGGACGATATCCAGCGCCGGTTCGATCCGGTCTCTGGCGCGGGTCGTGAGGTTCTCGAACGGCGTCCCGTCGAGCCGCGTCAGGTGAGCGCGGGTGAGCTGCTCGAAGTAGTCCCGCCAGCTCCCCATCCAGTCCCGGACGATGATCCGGTCGTTGTGCAGGTCCAGGCGGCCGAAGGCCTCGAACCCGATCTCCGAGTGCATATCCCCCAGGACCCGCCCGGCCTGGGTCATCACGCGCTGTCGTTCGTCCTCGGTGAGCGTCGCGAACTCCTCGGCGAGGTTGCGCCCGTGGACCCGTTCGGTGACGAAGTACGGCGGGACATCCGCCTCGGGCTCCTGTTTGAAGACGAGGATCCGCGGCACCGGAACGTCGGTCCGGTCGGCGACGTACTCGTGGAGCCGCGGTTCGACCTCGAACGGGATGTTGCCCTCGGGCTTGAACTTCACGACCACCTCGTACTCCTCGCCCCCGTGAGCCATCGTCACGATGTAGACATCACTCTGGTGCCCCCCGCCTGGCGTCTGGAAGGTGAACCCGTCGTGGTCGGGTCCGGACTCCCGGAGGACCGCTGCGATATCCGATTCCGGCGTCGACACTACGACCCGCTATGCGAGAGGGACAGATAAAACTGGTAGTCACGCCGTCCGGGGGCTGTCCCGGCGACCGGGAGAGACAGTGACTTGACGGACCGGGCCGGAAAGAGACGTATGCCAGCACTCGTGTTGGTCGCCGGGGTCGCCCGGACCGGCGTCATCGGCGACGGCGAGACGATCCCGTGGCACTACGAGCAGGACGAACAGCAGTACAAGTCCCGTGTCTCGGGACACCCCGTGATCGTGGGTCGCCGAACCTGGGCGAGCATGACCGACGTGGCGGGCACACATCCCGTCGTGGTCACGAGCACGCCCGACGAGTACGAGGCCGAGAACGCCACGTTCGTCTCGTCGGTTCCCGCAGCGGCCGAGGCGGTCGCCGCCCACGGCGAGACGGGCTACGTCATCGGCGGCCAGTCCATCTACTCGATGTTCCTCCCGTACGCCGACCGCGCATTCGTCTCGGAGCTCCCGGCGGTCGCCAACGGGGCGGCGGTGTTCCCGTATCTCGGGACCGACTGGACCGTCACCGGCACCGAGCGCTACGACGAGTTCGATGTCGTCGAGTACACCAACGAGGACCCACTGCCGCCCGCGGCCGCCGAGAGATAGCGACGCGAGCCACCGCAACCGCCAACGCTTACCCTGCGCAGTCCTACCGATCGACTATGCACACGGTCGACGCGGCGGGACTCGCGATCGGCGACGACCAGCCACCACGCATCATGGGTGTGCTGAACGTCAGCAAGGAGTCCCCCTACGACCCCTCCGTCTACGACGAGCCCGACGAGGCGGCGGCCTACGTCGACGAGGAGCTGATCGGCGAAGGCGCCCACATCGTCGACGTGGGGCTGGAGTCGGCGAACAAGCGCCTCGACGTGCTCTCGGCCGAACAGGAGCTCGACCGGCTGGAGACGGCCGTCGAGACGATCGAATCGGTCGGCGGCGACGCGGTCTTCTCGATCGAGACCCGCTACGCCGAGGTCGCCGAGGCGGCACTCGACGCCGGCTTCGACATGGTCAACGACATCTGTGGTTTCGCCGACCCGGCGATGCCCGAGATCTGCCGGGAGTACGATGTCGCCGTCGGGAAGATGGCGAGCCCGCCGGATCTGGAGCGGCCCGGCGCCGTCGACGACGTGGACTGGGCGACCGCCCGCTCGCCGGAGTGGGCCGAGCGAGCCGACTACGTCGACCGGGTCTACGAGGCGCTGAAACAGCACGGACTGACCGAGAAGACGATCGTCGACCCCGCCTTCGGCGGGTGGAGCGAGCGCAAGACGCTCGAAGACGACCGAGCGACGTTCCGCCGCCTGCGTGAGTTCCGCGGGTTCGGACAGCCGATCCTCGTCTCGATCAACCGGAAGAACTTCCTCCGGTCGCTGGCCGACCGCTCGACCGAGGCGGCCCTGCCGGTGAGCCTCGCCGCGACCTCGATGGCGGTCGAACGGGGCGCACACGTCGTCCGGACACACGATGTCGCCGAGACGCTGGACGCCGCCACGATCGGCGGCGCGTTCGCCGAACGGGGGCGGACGGTCGACGGTGAGGTGACCGTCAGCGAACTCGACGTGCGAACCGCCGGCGACGTGGCGCGACACCTCGAACGGATCGGCGCGGATCGAGCGGCGGGCGAGCCGTTCGTCGGTCGCGTCTTCGAGCTCTCGGGGCTCGGACCGGCGGCGGTCGAGGCGCTCGACGCCGCCGTCGCCGACACCGGCGTGGTGGTCCGTGGCGGCACCAACGGCGTCCTCGTCGGCGGGTCGCTGGCCGAACTCACCGGGCTCGCGGACGCGCTCGACGACGAAGCCACGGCGGACGCGCTCTCGCGTGCCCTCGGGAAGTAAGATGGACTACCGCCAAGAGCGGGTCACGACGCTGCACGACCTGACCGACCCGGTCCCCGACGCGCCGGTGACAGAGAGCGCCGTCGTCGTCCCCATCGCCGGGGAGTCACTCGCCGATGTCACTCCCGAGTACGTCTTCGGCCCGCTGGAGACGGTCGACCCCGGTGAAGTCGTCGTTCCCCTCAGGACGCCGGCCGGCGTGGCCGAGGGGTTCCGGGAGTGGGTCGCCGACTACGATCTGGACGTGACGACGCTGTGGTGTGACGCGCCGGCGATCGAGACGCTGCTCGAATCCCGCGGGATCGGGGGAAATCG from Haloarcula pelagica carries:
- a CDS encoding phosphotransferase family protein; amino-acid sequence: MSTPESDIAAVLRESGPDHDGFTFQTPGGGHQSDVYIVTMAHGGEEYEVVVKFKPEGNIPFEVEPRLHEYVADRTDVPVPRILVFKQEPEADVPPYFVTERVHGRNLAEEFATLTEDERQRVMTQAGRVLGDMHSEIGFEAFGRLDLHNDRIIVRDWMGSWRDYFEQLTRAHLTRLDGTPFENLTTRARDRIEPALDIVPDDGIPRLVHDDFRPANLLFEPDDQRPITAVLDWQDVLAALPEYNLAQTEFLFIDSSFDDPHVKETLRQRFHTGYREFRPMDFAQGYEERRPLYQLSTLLWRMAGFDAVFADESGLATARAEAQYREQFERLIDALPT
- a CDS encoding dihydrofolate reductase, producing the protein MPALVLVAGVARTGVIGDGETIPWHYEQDEQQYKSRVSGHPVIVGRRTWASMTDVAGTHPVVVTSTPDEYEAENATFVSSVPAAAEAVAAHGETGYVIGGQSIYSMFLPYADRAFVSELPAVANGAAVFPYLGTDWTVTGTERYDEFDVVEYTNEDPLPPAAAER
- the folP gene encoding dihydropteroate synthase is translated as MHTVDAAGLAIGDDQPPRIMGVLNVSKESPYDPSVYDEPDEAAAYVDEELIGEGAHIVDVGLESANKRLDVLSAEQELDRLETAVETIESVGGDAVFSIETRYAEVAEAALDAGFDMVNDICGFADPAMPEICREYDVAVGKMASPPDLERPGAVDDVDWATARSPEWAERADYVDRVYEALKQHGLTEKTIVDPAFGGWSERKTLEDDRATFRRLREFRGFGQPILVSINRKNFLRSLADRSTEAALPVSLAATSMAVERGAHVVRTHDVAETLDAATIGGAFAERGRTVDGEVTVSELDVRTAGDVARHLERIGADRAAGEPFVGRVFELSGLGPAAVEALDAAVADTGVVVRGGTNGVLVGGSLAELTGLADALDDEATADALSRALGK